The Paramisgurnus dabryanus chromosome 6, PD_genome_1.1, whole genome shotgun sequence genome has a window encoding:
- the kcnn1a gene encoding small conductance calcium-activated potassium channel protein 1a isoform X1 encodes MRQVLIKPTNETSSLASFGAHRNEWVSVLYKAKEQPQQDADIEGMRHRCAGAVQQHPTNDTDTVDCQSVSARVYKDGPRPVAPLFSLPPPPPSIKERPTSSHHNRHVLSYPERITRKDGECLSLTGHSILTQAARGDRQFDHNQAEFPGPSSGYQCQSEGLSHCSHPPQHKSSVSPQPSPSDLLLPPPLPSRISITRDSRQTSANCEQETVQRCVGEGGRRDQNQLLQQPWYNQIGDRQQKDPSSEPLLPNSGQAQVNDCEERQLIDAPLPPLQAQRQLLLGSSLPINYCIGGSGEVLQHQAGAQKHSLQWQQSDRDAGYQERKIAPCQPEQQYHDAQNERSLLRNSSVSSCENSSPLYGSSSQLWPEPHDKEEKKKGKHKAHAERTKLSHAASKASLSESSHSLPQIAMNSCKYNGGVVRPLGSLAASRRNLAEHDSETQPLQTLHSSGLEVVVSKGGEDRSKASNESLVRESGNAPQKKNKDIGYKLGHRRALFEKRKRLSDYALIFGMFGIVVMVTETELSWGVYTKESSYSFALKCLISLSTVILLGLIIMYHAREIQLFMVDNGADDWRIAMTYERIFFIVLELLVCAIHPIPGQYVFTWTARLAFTYVPSVADADVDIILSIPMFLRLYLIGRVMLLHSKLFTDASSRSIGALNKINFNTRFVMKTLMTICPGTVLLVFSISSWIIAAWTVRVCERYHDKQEVTSNFLGAMWLISITFLSIGYGDMVPHTYCGKGVCLLTGIMGAGCTALVVAVVARKLELTKAEKHVHNFMMDTQLCKRVKNTAANVLRETWLIYKHTKLVKKIDHAKVRKHQRKFLQAIHQLRSVKMEQRKLNDQANTLVDLAKTQNVMYDLVSELQERSEELDKRIGTLEDKLDAVTGSLQALPCLISQAITQQQQDLLDGFMQRFRPASLGSERSWTPSRRRRSPSTAPHTSSDSG; translated from the exons ATGAGGCAGGTCTTGATCAAACCCACCAATGAGACGAGCTCGCTTGCTTCTTTCGGGGCACATCGCAATGAATGGGTGTCGGTGCTTTACAAGGCGAAGGAGCAACCACAACAAGACGCGGATATTGAGGGCATGCGGCATCGATGCGCGGGAGCTGTCCAACAGCACCCCACCAACGACACGGACACGGTTGACTGTCAGAGCGTTTCAGCGCGCGTTTATAAGGACGGACCTCGTCCGGTGGCCCCTCTCTTTAGCCTGCCGCCCCCACCTCCATCGATAAAGGAGCGTCCCACCTCCTCACATCACAACCGACATGTACTGTCTTATCCGGAGCGTATCACCAGAAAGGACGGCGAGTGCCTGTCTTTGACCGGTCACAGCATCCTCACGCAGGCAGCGCGCGGTGACCGTCAGTTTGATCACAACCAAGCGGAGTTTCCAGGGCCCTCGTCCGGCTATCAGTGTCAATCTGAGGGGCTCTCACACTGCAGCCATCCTCCTCAGCACAAATCTTCCGTTTCCCCGCAGCCCTCCCCATCAGATCTGCTGCTGCCGCCGCCTCTGCCTTCGCGCATCTCTATAACGCGGGATAGTCGCCAAACGAGTGCTAATTGCGAACAAGAAACCGTGCAGCGTTGCGTTGGGGAGGGGGGGCGTCGAGACCAAAACCAGTTGCTGCAGCAACCTTGGTATAATCAAATAGGTGATCGTCAACAAAAGGACCCCTCCTCTGAGCCACTCTTACCAAACTCTGGCCAAGCACAGGTAAATGATTGCGAGGAGAGGCAATTAATTGATGCTCCGTTACCACCGTTGCAAGCTCAACGGCAATTATTGTTGGGCAGCAGCTTGCCTATCAACTACTGCATCGGTGGATCAGGGGAAGTGTTGCAGCATCAGGCAGGCGCACAGAAGCACAGCCTCCAGTGGCAGCAGAGTGACCGAGACGCCGGGTACCAAGAGAGGAAAATCGCACCTTGTCAACCAGAGCAGCAGTATCATGACGCTCAAAATGAACGCTCGTTACTGAGAAACTCGTCCGTCTCCAGTTGTGAAAACAGCAGTCCCCTGTACGGCTCCAGCAGTCAACTGTGGCCAGAGCCTCACGACAAGGAGGAAAAGAAAAAAGGCAAACACAAG GCACATGCTGAGCGAACAAAGCTGAGCCATGCTGCATCCAAGGCCTCCCTCTCCGAGAGCAGTCACTCACTCCCTCAGATAGCCATGAACAGTTGCAAGTACAATGGAGGAGTGGTAAGACCGCTGGGCAGCCTGGCGGCGTCACGACGCAACCTAGCAGAGCATGACTCTGAGACCCAGCCACTCCAGACTCTTCACAGCTCCGGCCTGGAAGTGGTCGTCTCCAAGGGCGGCGAGGACCGCAGTAAGGCGTCCAATGAGAGCTTGGTCAGAGAGAGTGGCAATGCGccgcagaagaaaaataaagaTATCGGCTACAAGCTGGGCCACCGGAGGGCTCTTTTTGAGAAGCGCAAGCGGCTTAGTGACTATGCCCTGATATTTGGTATGTTTGGGATCGTTGTCATGGTAACAGAGACCGAACTCTCCTGGGGGGTTTACACTAAG GAATCTTCATACTCATTTGCACTGAAATGCCTTATCAGCCTTTCCACTGTTATTTTGCTTGGTCTTATAATAATGTACCACGCTCGGGAAATACAG CTGTTCATGGTGGACAACGGGGCAGATGACTGGAGGATAGCCATGACATACGAGCGTATCTTCTTCATAGTGCTAGAGCTGCTTGTTTGTGCCATTCACCCAATCCCGGGCCAGTATGTGTTCACGTGGACTGCCCGGCTGGCCTTCACCTACGTGCCCTCTGTGGCAGACGCCGACGTAGACATCATCCTTTCCATCCCCATGTTCCTCCGCCTCTACCTGATCGGCCGGGTCATGCTCCTCCACAGCAAGCTATTCACTGACGCGTCTTCGCGTAGTATAGGTGCCCTCAACAAAATCAACTTCAACACGCGCTTCGTCATGAAAACCCTCATGACCATCTGCCCTGGCACTGTGCTGCTGGTCTTCAGTATCTCCTCGTGGATCATCGCAGCCTGGACTGTTCGGGTCTGTGAGAG GTATCATGACAAACAGGAAGTCACTAGTAACTTTCTTGGAGCTATGTGGCTAATTTCTATAACTTTCCTATCAATTGGCTATGGGGATATGGTTCCTCATACATATTGTGGGAAAGGGGTCTGTCTTCTTACAGGAATTATG GGTGCTGGGTGCACTGCACTTGTAGTCGCAGTGGTAGCCAGAAAGTTAGAACTGACAAAAGCTGAGAAGCACGTCCACAATTTCATGATGGACACCCAACTTTGTAAAAGA GTAAAGAACACAGCTGCCAATGTACTCAGGGAAACATGGCTCAtctacaaacacacaaaattagTGAAGAAGATAGATCATGCCAAAGTGCGCAAACATCAGCGCAAGTTCTTACAGGCCATTCACCA GCTTCGCAGTGTGAAAATGGAGCAGAGGAAGCTCAATGACCAGGCCAACACTCTGGTGGACTTGGCAAAG ACACAAAATGTGATGTACGACCTGGT
- the kcnn1a gene encoding small conductance calcium-activated potassium channel protein 1a isoform X2, with amino-acid sequence MRQVLIKPTNETSSLASFGAHRNEWVSVLYKAKEQPQQDADIEGMRHRCAGAVQQHPTNDTDTVDCQSVSARVYKDGPRPVAPLFSLPPPPPSIKERPTSSHHNRHVLSYPERITRKDGECLSLTGHSILTQAARGDRQFDHNQAEFPGPSSGYQCQSEGLSHCSHPPQHKSSVSPQPSPSDLLLPPPLPSRISITRDSRQTSANCEQETVQRCVGEGGRRDQNQLLQQPWYNQIGDRQQKDPSSEPLLPNSGQAQVNDCEERQLIDAPLPPLQAQRQLLLGSSLPINYCIGGSGEVLQHQAGAQKHSLQWQQSDRDAGYQERKIAPCQPEQQYHDAQNERSLLRNSSVSSCENSSPLYGSSSQLWPEPHDKEEKKKGKHKAHAERTKLSHAASKASLSESSHSLPQIAMNSCKYNGGVVRPLGSLAASRRNLAEHDSETQPLQTLHSSGLEVVVSKGGEDRSKASNESLVRESGNAPQKKNKDIGYKLGHRRALFEKRKRLSDYALIFGMFGIVVMVTETELSWGVYTKESSYSFALKCLISLSTVILLGLIIMYHAREIQLFMVDNGADDWRIAMTYERIFFIVLELLVCAIHPIPGQYVFTWTARLAFTYVPSVADADVDIILSIPMFLRLYLIGRVMLLHSKLFTDASSRSIGALNKINFNTRFVMKTLMTICPGTVLLVFSISSWIIAAWTVRVCERYHDKQEVTSNFLGAMWLISITFLSIGYGDMVPHTYCGKGVCLLTGIMGAGCTALVVAVVARKLELTKAEKHVHNFMMDTQLCKRVKNTAANVLRETWLIYKHTKLVKKIDHAKVRKHQRKFLQAIHHWKLNADFGYLYCFSPF; translated from the exons ATGAGGCAGGTCTTGATCAAACCCACCAATGAGACGAGCTCGCTTGCTTCTTTCGGGGCACATCGCAATGAATGGGTGTCGGTGCTTTACAAGGCGAAGGAGCAACCACAACAAGACGCGGATATTGAGGGCATGCGGCATCGATGCGCGGGAGCTGTCCAACAGCACCCCACCAACGACACGGACACGGTTGACTGTCAGAGCGTTTCAGCGCGCGTTTATAAGGACGGACCTCGTCCGGTGGCCCCTCTCTTTAGCCTGCCGCCCCCACCTCCATCGATAAAGGAGCGTCCCACCTCCTCACATCACAACCGACATGTACTGTCTTATCCGGAGCGTATCACCAGAAAGGACGGCGAGTGCCTGTCTTTGACCGGTCACAGCATCCTCACGCAGGCAGCGCGCGGTGACCGTCAGTTTGATCACAACCAAGCGGAGTTTCCAGGGCCCTCGTCCGGCTATCAGTGTCAATCTGAGGGGCTCTCACACTGCAGCCATCCTCCTCAGCACAAATCTTCCGTTTCCCCGCAGCCCTCCCCATCAGATCTGCTGCTGCCGCCGCCTCTGCCTTCGCGCATCTCTATAACGCGGGATAGTCGCCAAACGAGTGCTAATTGCGAACAAGAAACCGTGCAGCGTTGCGTTGGGGAGGGGGGGCGTCGAGACCAAAACCAGTTGCTGCAGCAACCTTGGTATAATCAAATAGGTGATCGTCAACAAAAGGACCCCTCCTCTGAGCCACTCTTACCAAACTCTGGCCAAGCACAGGTAAATGATTGCGAGGAGAGGCAATTAATTGATGCTCCGTTACCACCGTTGCAAGCTCAACGGCAATTATTGTTGGGCAGCAGCTTGCCTATCAACTACTGCATCGGTGGATCAGGGGAAGTGTTGCAGCATCAGGCAGGCGCACAGAAGCACAGCCTCCAGTGGCAGCAGAGTGACCGAGACGCCGGGTACCAAGAGAGGAAAATCGCACCTTGTCAACCAGAGCAGCAGTATCATGACGCTCAAAATGAACGCTCGTTACTGAGAAACTCGTCCGTCTCCAGTTGTGAAAACAGCAGTCCCCTGTACGGCTCCAGCAGTCAACTGTGGCCAGAGCCTCACGACAAGGAGGAAAAGAAAAAAGGCAAACACAAG GCACATGCTGAGCGAACAAAGCTGAGCCATGCTGCATCCAAGGCCTCCCTCTCCGAGAGCAGTCACTCACTCCCTCAGATAGCCATGAACAGTTGCAAGTACAATGGAGGAGTGGTAAGACCGCTGGGCAGCCTGGCGGCGTCACGACGCAACCTAGCAGAGCATGACTCTGAGACCCAGCCACTCCAGACTCTTCACAGCTCCGGCCTGGAAGTGGTCGTCTCCAAGGGCGGCGAGGACCGCAGTAAGGCGTCCAATGAGAGCTTGGTCAGAGAGAGTGGCAATGCGccgcagaagaaaaataaagaTATCGGCTACAAGCTGGGCCACCGGAGGGCTCTTTTTGAGAAGCGCAAGCGGCTTAGTGACTATGCCCTGATATTTGGTATGTTTGGGATCGTTGTCATGGTAACAGAGACCGAACTCTCCTGGGGGGTTTACACTAAG GAATCTTCATACTCATTTGCACTGAAATGCCTTATCAGCCTTTCCACTGTTATTTTGCTTGGTCTTATAATAATGTACCACGCTCGGGAAATACAG CTGTTCATGGTGGACAACGGGGCAGATGACTGGAGGATAGCCATGACATACGAGCGTATCTTCTTCATAGTGCTAGAGCTGCTTGTTTGTGCCATTCACCCAATCCCGGGCCAGTATGTGTTCACGTGGACTGCCCGGCTGGCCTTCACCTACGTGCCCTCTGTGGCAGACGCCGACGTAGACATCATCCTTTCCATCCCCATGTTCCTCCGCCTCTACCTGATCGGCCGGGTCATGCTCCTCCACAGCAAGCTATTCACTGACGCGTCTTCGCGTAGTATAGGTGCCCTCAACAAAATCAACTTCAACACGCGCTTCGTCATGAAAACCCTCATGACCATCTGCCCTGGCACTGTGCTGCTGGTCTTCAGTATCTCCTCGTGGATCATCGCAGCCTGGACTGTTCGGGTCTGTGAGAG GTATCATGACAAACAGGAAGTCACTAGTAACTTTCTTGGAGCTATGTGGCTAATTTCTATAACTTTCCTATCAATTGGCTATGGGGATATGGTTCCTCATACATATTGTGGGAAAGGGGTCTGTCTTCTTACAGGAATTATG GGTGCTGGGTGCACTGCACTTGTAGTCGCAGTGGTAGCCAGAAAGTTAGAACTGACAAAAGCTGAGAAGCACGTCCACAATTTCATGATGGACACCCAACTTTGTAAAAGA GTAAAGAACACAGCTGCCAATGTACTCAGGGAAACATGGCTCAtctacaaacacacaaaattagTGAAGAAGATAGATCATGCCAAAGTGCGCAAACATCAGCGCAAGTTCTTACAGGCCATTCACCA TTGGAAGCTGAATGCTGATTTTGGTTACCTATATTGCTTCTCTCCATTCTAA
- the kcnn1a gene encoding small conductance calcium-activated potassium channel protein 1a isoform X3, protein MRQVLIKPTNETSSLASFGAHRNEWVSVLYKAKEQPQQDADIEGMRHRCAGAVQQHPTNDTDTVDCQSVSARVYKDGPRPVAPLFSLPPPPPSIKERPTSSHHNRHVLSYPERITRKDGECLSLTGHSILTQAARGDRQFDHNQAEFPGPSSGYQCQSEGLSHCSHPPQHKSSVSPQPSPSDLLLPPPLPSRISITRDSRQTSANCEQETVQRCVGEGGRRDQNQLLQQPWYNQIGDRQQKDPSSEPLLPNSGQAQVNDCEERQLIDAPLPPLQAQRQLLLGSSLPINYCIGGSGEVLQHQAGAQKHSLQWQQSDRDAGYQERKIAPCQPEQQYHDAQNERSLLRNSSVSSCENSSPLYGSSSQLWPEPHDKEEKKKGKHKAHAERTKLSHAASKASLSESSHSLPQIAMNSCKYNGGVVRPLGSLAASRRNLAEHDSETQPLQTLHSSGLEVVVSKGGEDRSKASNESLVRESGNAPQKKNKDIGYKLGHRRALFEKRKRLSDYALIFGMFGIVVMVTETELSWGVYTKESSYSFALKCLISLSTVILLGLIIMYHAREIQLFMVDNGADDWRIAMTYERIFFIVLELLVCAIHPIPGQYVFTWTARLAFTYVPSVADADVDIILSIPMFLRLYLIGRVMLLHSKLFTDASSRSIGALNKINFNTRFVMKTLMTICPGTVLLVFSISSWIIAAWTVRVCERYHDKQEVTSNFLGAMWLISITFLSIGYGDMVPHTYCGKGVCLLTGIMGAGCTALVVAVVARKLELTKAEKHVHNFMMDTQLCKRVKNTAANVLRETWLIYKHTKLVKKIDHAKVRKHQRKFLQAIHHAV, encoded by the exons ATGAGGCAGGTCTTGATCAAACCCACCAATGAGACGAGCTCGCTTGCTTCTTTCGGGGCACATCGCAATGAATGGGTGTCGGTGCTTTACAAGGCGAAGGAGCAACCACAACAAGACGCGGATATTGAGGGCATGCGGCATCGATGCGCGGGAGCTGTCCAACAGCACCCCACCAACGACACGGACACGGTTGACTGTCAGAGCGTTTCAGCGCGCGTTTATAAGGACGGACCTCGTCCGGTGGCCCCTCTCTTTAGCCTGCCGCCCCCACCTCCATCGATAAAGGAGCGTCCCACCTCCTCACATCACAACCGACATGTACTGTCTTATCCGGAGCGTATCACCAGAAAGGACGGCGAGTGCCTGTCTTTGACCGGTCACAGCATCCTCACGCAGGCAGCGCGCGGTGACCGTCAGTTTGATCACAACCAAGCGGAGTTTCCAGGGCCCTCGTCCGGCTATCAGTGTCAATCTGAGGGGCTCTCACACTGCAGCCATCCTCCTCAGCACAAATCTTCCGTTTCCCCGCAGCCCTCCCCATCAGATCTGCTGCTGCCGCCGCCTCTGCCTTCGCGCATCTCTATAACGCGGGATAGTCGCCAAACGAGTGCTAATTGCGAACAAGAAACCGTGCAGCGTTGCGTTGGGGAGGGGGGGCGTCGAGACCAAAACCAGTTGCTGCAGCAACCTTGGTATAATCAAATAGGTGATCGTCAACAAAAGGACCCCTCCTCTGAGCCACTCTTACCAAACTCTGGCCAAGCACAGGTAAATGATTGCGAGGAGAGGCAATTAATTGATGCTCCGTTACCACCGTTGCAAGCTCAACGGCAATTATTGTTGGGCAGCAGCTTGCCTATCAACTACTGCATCGGTGGATCAGGGGAAGTGTTGCAGCATCAGGCAGGCGCACAGAAGCACAGCCTCCAGTGGCAGCAGAGTGACCGAGACGCCGGGTACCAAGAGAGGAAAATCGCACCTTGTCAACCAGAGCAGCAGTATCATGACGCTCAAAATGAACGCTCGTTACTGAGAAACTCGTCCGTCTCCAGTTGTGAAAACAGCAGTCCCCTGTACGGCTCCAGCAGTCAACTGTGGCCAGAGCCTCACGACAAGGAGGAAAAGAAAAAAGGCAAACACAAG GCACATGCTGAGCGAACAAAGCTGAGCCATGCTGCATCCAAGGCCTCCCTCTCCGAGAGCAGTCACTCACTCCCTCAGATAGCCATGAACAGTTGCAAGTACAATGGAGGAGTGGTAAGACCGCTGGGCAGCCTGGCGGCGTCACGACGCAACCTAGCAGAGCATGACTCTGAGACCCAGCCACTCCAGACTCTTCACAGCTCCGGCCTGGAAGTGGTCGTCTCCAAGGGCGGCGAGGACCGCAGTAAGGCGTCCAATGAGAGCTTGGTCAGAGAGAGTGGCAATGCGccgcagaagaaaaataaagaTATCGGCTACAAGCTGGGCCACCGGAGGGCTCTTTTTGAGAAGCGCAAGCGGCTTAGTGACTATGCCCTGATATTTGGTATGTTTGGGATCGTTGTCATGGTAACAGAGACCGAACTCTCCTGGGGGGTTTACACTAAG GAATCTTCATACTCATTTGCACTGAAATGCCTTATCAGCCTTTCCACTGTTATTTTGCTTGGTCTTATAATAATGTACCACGCTCGGGAAATACAG CTGTTCATGGTGGACAACGGGGCAGATGACTGGAGGATAGCCATGACATACGAGCGTATCTTCTTCATAGTGCTAGAGCTGCTTGTTTGTGCCATTCACCCAATCCCGGGCCAGTATGTGTTCACGTGGACTGCCCGGCTGGCCTTCACCTACGTGCCCTCTGTGGCAGACGCCGACGTAGACATCATCCTTTCCATCCCCATGTTCCTCCGCCTCTACCTGATCGGCCGGGTCATGCTCCTCCACAGCAAGCTATTCACTGACGCGTCTTCGCGTAGTATAGGTGCCCTCAACAAAATCAACTTCAACACGCGCTTCGTCATGAAAACCCTCATGACCATCTGCCCTGGCACTGTGCTGCTGGTCTTCAGTATCTCCTCGTGGATCATCGCAGCCTGGACTGTTCGGGTCTGTGAGAG GTATCATGACAAACAGGAAGTCACTAGTAACTTTCTTGGAGCTATGTGGCTAATTTCTATAACTTTCCTATCAATTGGCTATGGGGATATGGTTCCTCATACATATTGTGGGAAAGGGGTCTGTCTTCTTACAGGAATTATG GGTGCTGGGTGCACTGCACTTGTAGTCGCAGTGGTAGCCAGAAAGTTAGAACTGACAAAAGCTGAGAAGCACGTCCACAATTTCATGATGGACACCCAACTTTGTAAAAGA GTAAAGAACACAGCTGCCAATGTACTCAGGGAAACATGGCTCAtctacaaacacacaaaattagTGAAGAAGATAGATCATGCCAAAGTGCGCAAACATCAGCGCAAGTTCTTACAGGCCATTCACCA TGCAGTGTAA